The following is a genomic window from Oncorhynchus masou masou isolate Uvic2021 chromosome 6, UVic_Omas_1.1, whole genome shotgun sequence.
ATTAAAAAGCAACAGTATCTCACCTGATTGACTGAAGGAGTAGGTGAACTCTCATGAGATTATAGAACACTGAGATTCCACACGCACCAACCAGACCTGAGGAACACAAGCACACACGAGCGCGTTACTATCAGCATCACCAATAAAGTTTCTGAACATGATCgtttcatcatcaccaccataatTCAAGGATTTAATTAATATGAAACGGGTGCAATAACATAGACGCGAACGGATAAATGCATAACCGTATAGCGACCCACCTTGCAATACACAATCAAAAGGGTTGGAGTCAAATGGCAGCCACACCGGGATCCACGCTAGCCAATTTGAAGGAGACAGTGACATTTTTTCGTTTTTTCTCACTGGCACGATGGGCGCAAGTATGTGTTATGCATCCAATGCTAGAAACTTCGATCCAAAATGTACAGTGATATTGCCATTGATTAGAAACGCAGTGACCAAGTAGGAGGTATTAGTATCCTTTCCTCCGCAACACGAAACTCTTCAGATGGTTTTCATGTTGCCTTCATTTTCACCGTATTGATCACTTGTGTGTTCTCTTCGTGTTGAAGTTTCAAAGGTCGTATGATTGTGGTCTGACGTGTGCCCCCCTGTCCGAGGAGGCCTAGATGTTTCGTGATCAAAAGGGGTTGCAAAAGATGATTGTCTGAAATCGCATCAAGGGAATCTGTTAGATTAGACTGTTGTCTTTAAAAAATGCATTCTCAGAAGCTAGGCTGGGGTACTCATCTGTGCCGTCAATGGGGCCTGTGAACATTAAACCGGATGTGTATTCCAATTTTAAAGTAGAATGGTCTTTATTAATGGAAATTCAATATGACAATTATACATATACTTCAATTAGTTCAAATTATCTTACATTTTTTTCATCTTCAGACATGCACAAGTCAAAGCATTTTTATTTTCACACATTACATGGAAATGACAAAAATATCAGTAAAACTGTTGCCTCAAAATTATCTAGGTCACTAACCTAGAATAAAAGCCACATATTACACAGAATTGTTGATCTGACCAACCTTCGTCTTGCTTCATTAATAATGGGCCTTCTTGTGCACAGTTTGACTTTTGATCTTAaagcggcaatcagcagttgaatccataaaaaaaataaaagagacCTCCCCGATTCCTGTTTTGGTCAAAGTTGAGGGAtgtggctggagaaatgtaaccactcttaaatccatagacagaactatggatgcaaggactgaccatccatgatatcaaaattatagttgtaaccatgttttgaggatatatagtgtttatttacatttaaactttgtttacaaacactggagtaaaacaagcttatatgttgggttctgatggggtattccatttgaactaagctcatggaaaaattctaagttatattctttaaGAATCAATGGATACATATAATTTATGTATATCCAAAAATGTAtatagcaactgcagattgcccctttaaggctTAGGCATGGAGTGAGCCTCATCTTCCATATCATCCTTCAACATCactgtccaggaacttgcagtgTCAGTAAAATAAACTGGAGATGGAACAAATTGTTTAAGTTAAATGATGTATGTCAAGCCATTATGTATAATTTCTGTCAACCACTGAGTGAGTGCAAGAGTGTCTACTcaatgtctctccttctctccaccaaTGGACCTGTCAATTATTAAACCTCAACTCTGTCCATGTACAGTATGAGGCCCCTCTGACGAAGGCAACAGACCAAAACCTGTTGGGTTTAGTAATTAATCATTATTTTAAAATTCAACTTCCATTGTCATCCAGGATTGACTGAATATCCACTTCTCTTCAGCTTTGGTTCTGGACGTCCTGGAAGGCTCTCTGTCTCATCAGGTCCCAGAAGAGCATGCTGAGAATGGTGTGAGGGCACAGGCGGAAGAATACAGGACCCATGCCTTTATAAAGTCCCAGCACACCTTCGGTCCGACACACCTTCACCAGACAGTCTGAGAAGCCCTGGTACAGACGACCCTAACAGACaggcaagagagacagaggatacaACTGTGAGTTCAACAGCGATAGATAGTTACAGTATATAatagatatttatatatatttgagTTGAACAGCTAAGAGCTAGGGGTGTACAGTATATGGAGACGGAAAGGTACTTAGAAGCCAAGAGAGAGGCCAGGGAATATCAGGGTGAATTGGGCAATGGCAATAATGATGGGTGAAAGACAACAAGATATTGAAAAAAGGCTCACACTATGATGCTCATCCACTGGCTGGTTGTAGAGGCGGGTGCTGATGACATCAAACGGGGTCATGGTGATTGTCACTACGACTCCACTGATACAGGCAGCTGTCAAGGCAACCAGCCAGCTGTTTGGACTGTAccactacaaagacacagagagaaatcAACTAACGGTAGGGGTGCCTGATTATTCATATCTTGTTGGCTTCTTATATCATATGTACCTTGTAAAAGAACAATCAACTCAGAAACAATCAATCATTCTGGATTAGAACTGGTCACTGTATTATGACCACACCGACAGTCATGAGTCATTTCTGCAGTAAAATTACACGTGGCCATTGAGTCACGGCATTCTCCTTTTAGCACTCTGGACATGCTTTGGTAGTACCCAACTTGCTAATGACCACCAGGTGgttaatggcctggtactcagggctctactttccctctaaccactctgacatcaatgcacaTGCAATCGAAAATCACTTCAAACACATCATCAAAACAGTATCCTGCTTTTACAACTCCCCTCACCGggatgatcaatttgaagaaaaaagtttcaacagcaggttgaaactgagtgtaAAACATGGTCATTGTGGATGTTTTTTCAAAGCCTAACAACGAAATGGACAGAGCTTTCTATGGTGATGATGGGCTGGTTTATTCCATATAAGAGCTGGCTATTGTTGATTAGAAAGTCTACTTCAGCATCACTCAGTAGCATGCATACAGCTCCATTCAGTGCATAGTAAGTCATGTCTAACTTGGCTCACTAGTACTATATAGTACCCGCTATTACTTTATAGGActtgtttcaaatgatcacttgtACATTCAACATAGCAACTTCATATGCACACTCGCTCCAGAGTCgcaaaaatatcctttctattttattcagctaagttcaattatattcttcttactcTAAAATCatgtaatataaaataatgccatgcaTATCTTGTCAGCTAATGAAGAAGGCTACAGCCAGCGGCATGGAGCATAGCCAGgtaacatacagtaggccaactTATATTCTGTTCTtcagaaatacattttcttcatatcataatgtttaTTTAGATGcgactaaaataaataatggatttattgtgatggtgtatgttAAATTGATTTATTATACTTTTTTCAATGTAGATGCATCAGCGGTTTGTTTGAAGCTTGTATGAGTGGAGGCCTGGGGCtgctaaacatgtttatgttaattaacggccaattaccgtgagaccggcagtattttgcatgacaataacagACAACCCTAATCTATAAACACAATCCTTATCTGCTGGTACTGTACTATGATTGCCATCTGCATGTGTGACACCTGGCTTGTAATGCAATAGGCAACACAGTCTGGGTGTGCATACATGGTTTCTATAGTTACCTGCAGGCGTGCCACCCATTCTTTGGTGGAGCTGAAGGTGGCCAGTTGGGTGGCTGATCCCACCATGACTCGGGGTACAGCCCCGTTCACACCCCTCCACAGCCCCACCACGCCCTCCCGCCAGTAGATATTGGCGAAGGCACTCGACACCCcctgagggagggaaaggggatcCTTCATCAGTTAAAGTGATCTGCTTCTATTTACCACAAGGTGTGGAGAGGTATTCTCTAGTAAACTGTAGCTAGAGGCAACTGGCTTGTAAAGCAAATTCAGAAGAAACAGATACATTTTGAGGGAGAAAAGTTGAAGTGTCGAACCACATGTGTAGGCTACCATATATAGCCTAGTGCTTCTCGCTGTTGAACATTAAAGTGTTTTCAAATGGAAATCCCTCTCTGAAGTATGGACATGTTTCTACTATTAAGTTATGAACTCTGCACTTACATCACTTGTGGACATTTTGCCCACAAATGATAGTgtgtcaaggtattggattgcTTCAGCCTATGGCAAACACAAAGGGATATTGTACCAGTTGACTTTACTGTAAAAAACCTGCATACCTTAGATCTATACATTGCCTTGAGCTTCACTGCAgggtcctcgggaccccaagaggtgcatgttttgttttttgccctagcactacacagccgattcaaataatcaactaatcatcaagctttggtcatttgaatcagctgtgtagtgttaggacaaaaaaacaaaacgtgcaccccttgggtcCCGAGGACCACGTTTGGGAAACGCTGTTTTATTGTAAGTGTGAGAGGAGTACCAAGACAAAATAAAGCATGTTTGCCCCTACCTCTGAAACTGAAAGGGTGTTAATACAGGATTTTTGCAATATTAGAGCCATCATTAAAAATGTATTGGCATGGGgcatcccgagtggcgcagcggtctaaggcacatcgcagtgctagaggcatcactacagacccaggttcgatagtgggctgtatcacaactggccgtgatcgggagtcccataggttggtgcacaattggcccagcgttgtcccggttaggggagtgtttggatgggggggggctttacttggctcatcgcgctttagcgactccttgtggcggcccgggcacctgcaggctgacctcagtactcaggtgaacggtgtttcctctgacacattagtacggctggcttctgggttaagcgtgcgggtgttaagaagcgcggtttggcaggtcatgtgtcggaggacacatgactcgaccttcgtctcccgagcccgttggggagttgcagcaatgagacaagatcaaaaGTGGGGAGAAAAATtgtaaaatacaaaaacaaattaTAGGCAGGTCTTGAACACAGGGAACAGATGTCCTGCATCCACATGtgatacacatgtacacacacgcatacacccCTCACCTGATGGTTGTGCTGGTGACCCACTGCGATGGCCTCAACTGTCTGGGCCTGCAGATGTGTCTTCACCTGTGGAGGAAAAATAAGACATAGATTCTTCAATGTATTGAATACACATTTGACATACACAGCATTGCAAAGAGAGCCTCTGCAGTACATCACCCTATAATTAAATAAGCACAACCCAGTCAATATATAGAGACACACTGTTCAGTGGTTACACCTGGTATTAGTTACACAACATGTACACGTTTTTCAGCACTCTGCACACACACCCCTTCAGGATGCCCATGATCTCAATTTCACATCTGTCTTTCCTCACTgttcatctctctcgctctctcactttctcactctctctctcaatgaccGTTGCTTAGGTTATTAAGATGAGTTTGGCTCCCACAGTATGTACATGCACACATACTCCGGAGGCCGAGCCCCCCCTGGTCTTTCTCCCATACCGGGTGTAATCAGAAATCTCTTTCTATCATTCTGTCTCGTTTACCTTCATACACTGCCAAAAAAGGACAGGAGTGAGTGCTGGGAAGTATTTTGGGTAGTGCTTGGAAGTGGATACATGCCAGGTATATTTAGTGACCCAGATACTCAGAAACATATCTATATGTATAGTGTTTTCAGAATGCTGGAGAGATTATGCGGCTCATTGATGTATTGAGCAACAGATGCAGcctagacaacaacaacagtagcaTGAGTATATGAGGGCCACCTTGGGTTATTATATGGGTTATTATACAAGTGAGGGGCAACTGCCTGAACGCATGGGGAAATGCACAGCCACTGTAGAAGCCACTGCCCTTCGCACAATAACAATCACATCCCTGAACATAACATGATACATAACATGCTGAACTGGCGGACTTGATAGGTTTAAGCAATACGGCACAAGAGGGTGTGGTATAAACCACGGCTTAGGGCTGTTCttacgcggagtgcctggacacaacccttagccgtggtatattggccatataccacaaacgaGGTGCCtcattgctgttataaactggttgccAACGTAAtttgagcagtaaaaataaatgtttcgtcatacctgtggtatacggtctgatatatcatggctgtcaaccaatcagcattcagggctcgaactacccagtttataattgtatTTACAGTACCTGCACAAATACACCAGGTTCTCATAACAGGGAACATGGCTGGTGCAATATTTCTGACACTTATGATTATAATCCATAAGGTATGATGCACTGAGTGCTCAAAAAGCCTTTGTTGTGAAATTGGGGCACATAATGTAGGGCAGGGTGTCACGCCTGTACCAGTTCACCCTCTGTGGCGCTCTGGCGCCCTCAAGCACCTCTCTGGAACGgaatcattacacacacctgtcaccattatTATGCTcatcagcgctcattggactcacctggactccttcactttgttgtttgcccctctatatctgtctgttctcAGTTTGTTCCCagtgtcagcattattgtcgatttgttttcccctgtccagacgctgtccatGTTCTATTTCATGTCCATTGTTTATTAAATGGTCACTCCCtgtacaaatcaaaaactgaaaaattgggcgtgcaaaattattcagcccccttaagttaatactttgtagcgccaccttttgctgcgattacagctgtaagtcgcttggggtatgtctctatcagttttgcacatcgagagactgaaattttttcccattcctccttgcaaaacagctcgagctcagtgaggttggatggagagcatttgtgaacagcagttttcagttctttccacagattctcgattggattcaggtctggactttgacttggccattctaacacctggatatgtttatttttgaaccattccattgtagattttgctttatgttttggatcattgtcttgttggaagacaaatctccgtcccagtctcaggtcttttgcagactccatcaggttttcttccagaatggtccggtatttggctccatccatcttcccatcaattttaaccatcttccctgtccctgctgaagaaaagcaggcccaaaccatgatgctgccaccattatgtttgacagtgggtatggtgtgttcagggtgatgagctgtgttgcttttacgccaaacataacgttttgcattgttgccaaaaagttcaattttggtttcatctgaccagagcaccttcttccacatgtttggtgtgtctcccaggtggagtatctcggacctgcctggtgtgttccttgttcttcatgatgctctctgcgcttttaacggacctttgagactatcacagtgcaggtgcatttatacggagacttgattacacacaggtggattgtatttatcatcattagtcatttaggtcaacattggatcattcagagatcctcactgaacttctggagagagtttgctgcactgaaagtaaaggggctgaataattttgcatgccaatttttcagtttttgatttgttaaaaaagtttgaaatatccaataaatgtcgttccacttcatgattgtgtcccacttgttgttgattcttcacaaaaaaatacagttttatatctttatgtttgaagcctgaaatgtggcgaaaggtcgcaaagttcaagggggccgaatactttcgcaaggcactgtatctattcTGTGGGGAAACTTTGGAAgagatttcctaaattaaaatcaATTTGAGCTGATTTGCTGTTGTTTATCAGTTTTTACAATGTAGGGTAAACACTGTTGTTACAACCTGGCTCATATTTCGTAACAACAAAGGGAGACCACGCATGACTTAAAtgataaaataataaatacaacAATGTAACATAAGCTGTGGACGTCTGTAGGAtcagtagtgtatgtagtgtgtggATGAGTGGAGAGGGTGTTATATGGTGAAAACAGACCGAAAAAAACACAAGGTGGTGGAAACCAGCCTGCCagtcagggaagagagagagtgttggcTGATGTGGCCTCCCTTTATAGCCTGCAGGCCAAGCCTGCCCAGGTGCGCCACATCAGCTGACGATCTTCTTCTCTGCCCACTGGCCTCCTGCAACAAGCAGACTACCAAACAGGAGATCCCAGCACACAGAGTGGGAGGGACGTCAcactgtaaatactgtagatGCTATATATGTTATGTATGTACATTATGACCCCAAGTGCCTTCCATACCTCTTTACCTTTTACAAAGCTATTGACTACAagagaaacaacaaaacaaacatgcTACTCACCAGATAGGCAGGAGAGGCGATGAAGGCGCCCAGAGCCCCGGCAATGGCTCCTGACATCAGACTCCCTCCAGGGGCTGCAGTGACCCCCACGGCATCACAGTAGGAGTAGAAGCCCAGCCTCACACCGTTCATCAAACCCTGGTACAACAGCCCAGCCGAGAGCCCCTTCTGCAGCCCGCGTAGCCCATCTGTTCTACCCACCACCCATAGGGCCTGGACCACCCCGCGGTAGTGCCGCTGGTAGGTCCCCCGCGCCCGCAGCTCTCCCTGCAGCTGCAGTCGCGTCTTCACCACCTCCAGGGGGTTAGTGAACACACAGGCCCCGCAGCACGACAACGCACCCAAGGCAAAGTCCAGCGGGGGCCACAGAGCCAGAGGGAGCTGCGGCGAGGTGACCGTGGCGGCCTGGGAAAGAGGGGGGATTGGGGATGTCATGGCAACTGAATGGAGCTGGATAGAGTGGGAGTTGGGAGACCTGAAGGGAGATTCTGTGGCAGGGTAGTTTAGAAGCTGGGTACCGGTCATCTCTGAAGTGCGGAGTGTCCAATGGTGTCCTGGGTGATGAGTCTACCTACTGCCCAGTCTATG
Proteins encoded in this region:
- the LOC135541559 gene encoding solute carrier family 25 member 34-like isoform X1, which codes for MTGTQLLNYPATESPFRSPNSHSIQLHSVAMTSPIPPLSQAATVTSPQLPLALWPPLDFALGALSCCGACVFTNPLEVVKTRLQLQGELRARGTYQRHYRGVVQALWVVGRTDGLRGLQKGLSAGLLYQGLMNGVRLGFYSYCDAVGVTAAPGGSLMSGAIAGALGAFIASPAYLVKTHLQAQTVEAIAVGHQHNHQGVSSAFANIYWREGVVGLWRGVNGAVPRVMVGSATQLATFSSTKEWVARLQWYSPNSWLVALTAACISGVVVTITMTPFDVISTRLYNQPVDEHHSGRLYQGFSDCLVKVCRTEGVLGLYKGMGPVFFRLCPHTILSMLFWDLMRQRAFQDVQNQS
- the LOC135541559 gene encoding solute carrier family 25 member 34-like isoform X2 encodes the protein MFTEVVWLCREGKQREERNTTRAATVTSPQLPLALWPPLDFALGALSCCGACVFTNPLEVVKTRLQLQGELRARGTYQRHYRGVVQALWVVGRTDGLRGLQKGLSAGLLYQGLMNGVRLGFYSYCDAVGVTAAPGGSLMSGAIAGALGAFIASPAYLVKTHLQAQTVEAIAVGHQHNHQGVSSAFANIYWREGVVGLWRGVNGAVPRVMVGSATQLATFSSTKEWVARLQWYSPNSWLVALTAACISGVVVTITMTPFDVISTRLYNQPVDEHHSGRLYQGFSDCLVKVCRTEGVLGLYKGMGPVFFRLCPHTILSMLFWDLMRQRAFQDVQNQS
- the LOC135541559 gene encoding solute carrier family 25 member 34-like isoform X3 is translated as MTGTQLLNYPATESPFRSPNSHSIQLHSVAMTSPIPPLSQAATVTSPQLPLALWPPLDFALGALSCCGACVFTNPLEVVKTRLQLQGELRARGTYQRHYRGVVQALWVVGRTDGLRGLQKGLSAGLLYQGLMNGVRLGFYSYCDAVGVTAAPGGSLMSGAIAGALGAFIASPAYLVKTHLQAQTVEAIAVGHQHNHQGVSSAFANIYWREGVVGLWRGVNGAVPRVMVGSATQLATFSSTKEWVARLQGRLYQGFSDCLVKVCRTEGVLGLYKGMGPVFFRLCPHTILSMLFWDLMRQRAFQDVQNQS